One genomic segment of Prosthecobacter fusiformis includes these proteins:
- a CDS encoding magnesium transporter has protein sequence MTLEADANLLEDVRERAPYDAADLLETLPAPAGVRVLEALNPMVAQQVLHEMTDEHRCAIIAAAPIEKARQWMRNREYPEDSVGWLMEPPVAVFRPSMTVRGTIEALRKLTKRAFITYGYVTDESNKLLGVLVFRDLMLGKPESLLSEVMYTTIFALRPDMELTEAMQKTVNRHLPVYPVCDAEGRLLGLVRGQNLFEARAIEISAQAGTMMGVNDEERLSTPVMHSLKFRHPWLQINLVTAFLAAGVVGYFESTLDRLVLLAAFLPVLAGQSGNTGCQALAVALRGMTLGDLKDGDERRLVIKEGTLGLLNGMLVGLTAGIAMFIYARMLGNPSAIMLGIVVLLSMIASCIVSGLCGALIPLALRKLGADPATASSIFLTTATDVVSMGVFLGLATILV, from the coding sequence ATGACATTGGAAGCTGATGCCAACCTCCTCGAAGACGTACGTGAGCGTGCGCCCTATGACGCGGCCGACCTCCTGGAAACCCTGCCAGCTCCTGCTGGTGTAAGGGTACTGGAGGCGCTAAACCCGATGGTGGCCCAGCAGGTCCTTCATGAAATGACGGATGAGCACCGCTGTGCGATCATCGCTGCGGCCCCCATTGAAAAAGCCCGGCAGTGGATGCGCAACCGGGAATACCCGGAGGATTCCGTGGGTTGGCTGATGGAACCGCCGGTGGCAGTTTTCCGCCCCTCCATGACGGTGCGCGGCACCATTGAAGCGCTGCGAAAGCTGACCAAACGCGCTTTCATCACCTATGGTTATGTCACCGATGAATCCAACAAACTGCTGGGAGTGCTGGTTTTCCGTGACCTCATGCTAGGGAAACCGGAATCCCTGCTTTCCGAGGTGATGTATACGACCATCTTCGCCCTCCGGCCTGACATGGAACTCACGGAGGCCATGCAAAAAACGGTCAACCGCCACCTGCCAGTTTATCCTGTGTGTGATGCCGAGGGACGCCTGTTAGGACTTGTGCGCGGACAGAATCTTTTCGAAGCACGCGCCATCGAGATCAGCGCCCAGGCAGGTACCATGATGGGGGTGAATGATGAGGAACGCCTCAGTACCCCGGTCATGCACAGTCTGAAATTCCGCCATCCATGGCTCCAGATCAATCTGGTCACCGCCTTCCTAGCTGCCGGTGTCGTCGGGTACTTTGAATCCACGCTGGACCGGCTCGTCCTGCTCGCGGCTTTTTTACCTGTGCTGGCGGGTCAATCGGGGAATACAGGTTGTCAGGCCCTGGCCGTGGCCTTGCGCGGCATGACTCTGGGAGACCTGAAGGATGGCGATGAACGCCGACTGGTCATTAAAGAAGGGACTTTGGGCCTTCTAAACGGAATGCTGGTCGGCCTCACAGCCGGCATCGCCATGTTTATTTATGCCCGCATGCTGGGGAATCCAAGCGCGATCATGCTCGGCATCGTGGTCCTGCTTTCGATGATCGCCAGTTGCATCGTCAGCGGACTCTGCGGAGCCCTCATCCCCCTCGCCTTGCGGAAGCTGGGTGCAGACCCTGCCACCGCTTCCAGCATCTTTCTCACCACCGCCACGGATGTGGTCAGCATGGGCGTCTTCCTGGGACTGGCCACCATCCTGGTGTAG
- a CDS encoding ATP-dependent helicase: MPREYTLHTAAHAAPRIDYKAELNEQQYAAVTAPPGQTLVIAGAGSGKTRTLTYRVAWLLDNGVLPDQILLLTFTNKAAREMLERVTSLVPLDTQRLWSGTFHSIGNKLLRWNAERLGYRKGFSIMDREDQKDLMETVISSSGIDTAGFRFPKAEVIGDIFSMADNTCMRLEEIILTRYPYFEKIADQIIRIRKLYQDKKVETNCMDFDDLLSQSLRLLKENEDLQERYRSQFEFVLVDEYQDTNSLQCQFIEMLTGRDGNLMVVGDDAQSIYSWRGADVKNILEFHDYWPRATVHKIEVNYRSVPEVLELANASIANNRAQIRKNLLPARPLKGQLPALVPLDNGSAQASFIAQRILELQDEGVELNEIAVLYRAHFHSMEIQMELTNRGIPFQITSGLRFFEQAHVKDVAAFMKFAVNRRDEVSFMRMVKLIPGIGGASATKVWNEWLKTEASQSEVMTGKFSDLLIPMSVPKKARETWDQFAYTLDELIVDGKVATPPEMIRSIYDGVYEEYMKSKFKNAEQRQQDLEQLSNYSVRFTDPLEFLSQLSLLSGVDTDNKPDQQAQDRDAVTLTTAHQAKGLEWHTVFAVWMADGMFPHARAIEESDAGLEEERRLFYVTVTRAKDELYLTYPLINHQARDGDILMKPSRFITEVPMELMEKWNVRSGW, encoded by the coding sequence ATGCCTCGCGAATACACCCTGCACACCGCCGCCCATGCAGCCCCCCGCATAGACTACAAAGCGGAGCTCAATGAGCAGCAGTATGCTGCCGTGACGGCCCCACCGGGACAGACGCTCGTCATCGCAGGGGCTGGCTCAGGGAAAACACGCACTCTGACCTATCGTGTAGCCTGGCTCCTGGACAATGGTGTGCTGCCAGACCAGATCCTGCTGCTCACCTTCACCAACAAAGCCGCACGGGAAATGCTGGAGCGGGTGACCTCCCTCGTCCCCCTCGATACACAACGGCTCTGGAGCGGTACCTTTCACAGCATCGGCAACAAGCTGCTGCGCTGGAATGCTGAACGCCTCGGCTACCGAAAAGGCTTCTCCATCATGGATCGCGAGGATCAGAAGGACCTCATGGAAACCGTCATCAGCAGCAGTGGCATCGACACAGCAGGCTTTCGCTTCCCCAAGGCCGAAGTGATCGGAGATATCTTCTCCATGGCGGACAATACCTGCATGCGGCTGGAGGAGATCATCCTGACCCGCTATCCTTATTTCGAAAAGATTGCCGATCAGATCATCCGCATCCGCAAGCTTTATCAGGACAAGAAGGTCGAAACCAACTGCATGGATTTCGACGACCTGCTCAGCCAATCCCTGCGACTGCTCAAAGAAAACGAGGATCTCCAGGAGCGTTACCGCAGCCAGTTTGAATTCGTCCTGGTGGATGAGTATCAGGATACCAACAGCCTGCAGTGCCAATTCATCGAAATGCTCACCGGCCGTGATGGCAATCTGATGGTCGTCGGGGATGACGCGCAGTCCATTTATTCCTGGCGCGGTGCGGATGTCAAAAACATCCTGGAATTCCACGATTACTGGCCCCGGGCCACCGTGCATAAAATTGAGGTCAATTATCGAAGTGTCCCTGAAGTGCTTGAACTGGCCAATGCCTCCATTGCCAACAATCGCGCTCAGATCCGCAAGAACCTGCTGCCTGCACGTCCACTGAAGGGTCAGCTTCCTGCCCTGGTGCCCTTGGACAATGGCAGCGCTCAGGCCTCATTCATCGCCCAGCGCATCCTCGAACTTCAAGATGAAGGCGTTGAGTTAAATGAAATCGCCGTGCTCTACCGCGCCCATTTCCACAGCATGGAAATCCAGATGGAGCTGACCAATCGCGGCATCCCATTCCAGATCACCAGCGGTCTGCGTTTCTTTGAGCAAGCGCATGTGAAAGACGTGGCCGCCTTCATGAAATTTGCCGTCAACAGGCGGGATGAAGTCAGCTTCATGCGCATGGTGAAGCTCATTCCCGGCATCGGCGGTGCCAGTGCCACCAAGGTCTGGAATGAGTGGCTTAAAACCGAAGCCTCCCAGTCCGAGGTGATGACTGGCAAATTTTCCGATCTGCTCATCCCCATGTCCGTGCCGAAGAAAGCCCGGGAAACCTGGGACCAGTTCGCCTATACCCTGGATGAACTCATTGTGGATGGAAAGGTAGCCACCCCGCCGGAGATGATCCGCAGCATTTATGACGGTGTGTACGAAGAGTACATGAAGTCCAAATTTAAAAACGCCGAGCAGCGCCAGCAGGACCTGGAGCAGCTCAGCAACTACAGTGTCCGATTCACTGATCCTTTGGAATTCCTCAGCCAGCTCTCCCTCCTCAGTGGCGTGGATACGGACAACAAGCCCGACCAGCAGGCCCAGGACCGGGATGCCGTCACACTGACAACCGCCCATCAGGCCAAAGGTCTAGAGTGGCACACCGTCTTTGCCGTCTGGATGGCGGATGGCATGTTCCCCCATGCACGCGCCATTGAGGAAAGCGACGCAGGTCTGGAGGAGGAGCGCCGCCTTTTCTACGTCACCGTCACGCGAGCCAAGGATGAGCTCTATCTGACCTATCCGCTCATCAACCACCAAGCCCGCGACGGAGACATCCTCATGAAACCCAGCCGCTTCATCACTGAAGTGCCCATGGAACTCATGGAGAAGTGGAACGTGCGCAGTGGCTGGTGA
- a CDS encoding DUF58 domain-containing protein → MPSETLARDDLFDAAFLDRLRSLAVRLRKRRSLMRRGSQSSPATGFTREFKDYRHYTPREDYRAIDWRLYARLDKLFVRLYEETQELNLHILVDTSGSMAEPHGEKRRQALRFAVALAYLGLAGQQRVSLYSLNETVHQELPPLRGQGNIEKIIQAATRLQYGGFTDLERGFTDFHPTRQRYGVIFVISDFFGRDVNTAAEAVKRAAAWPGECHFVQILHPEERQPSLEGEVELAEVETGEKRRFWLTRRDVQRYVDSFDAFCENLARECAAHRIDFMQCGAEEPFEDRFLDLLNRGTALAGGV, encoded by the coding sequence ATGCCTTCCGAAACACTCGCCCGCGATGACCTTTTCGATGCGGCCTTTCTGGACCGGTTGCGCTCTTTGGCCGTTCGGCTGCGCAAACGCAGGTCCCTGATGCGGCGGGGCTCCCAATCCTCTCCGGCGACGGGCTTTACGCGTGAGTTCAAGGACTATCGCCATTACACCCCGCGCGAGGACTACCGGGCCATCGACTGGCGGCTGTACGCACGTCTGGATAAGCTTTTTGTTAGGCTGTATGAGGAGACCCAGGAGCTGAATCTCCACATCCTGGTGGATACCAGCGGCTCCATGGCGGAGCCTCATGGTGAAAAGCGCCGTCAGGCCTTGCGCTTTGCGGTGGCGCTAGCCTATCTGGGACTGGCAGGGCAGCAGCGGGTGAGCCTGTATTCGCTCAATGAAACCGTGCATCAGGAACTGCCGCCGTTGCGAGGGCAGGGGAACATCGAAAAGATCATTCAGGCTGCCACGCGTCTGCAATATGGAGGATTTACCGATCTGGAACGTGGCTTCACGGATTTCCATCCCACCCGCCAGCGTTACGGGGTGATCTTTGTCATTTCGGACTTCTTTGGCCGGGATGTGAATACAGCCGCAGAAGCGGTGAAGCGTGCCGCTGCGTGGCCTGGCGAGTGCCATTTTGTTCAGATCCTGCACCCTGAAGAAAGGCAGCCCTCCCTGGAGGGGGAGGTCGAGCTGGCTGAAGTGGAAACAGGCGAAAAGCGCCGTTTTTGGCTGACCCGCCGTGATGTCCAACGTTACGTGGACAGCTTTGACGCCTTTTGTGAAAACCTGGCCCGGGAGTGCGCGGCCCATCGAATTGACTTCATGCAATGCGGTGCCGAAGAACCGTTTGAGGATCGCTTCCTCGATCTTTTGAACCGAGGCACCGCCCTGGCGGGAGGGGTGTGA
- a CDS encoding ribbon-helix-helix domain-containing protein produces the protein MSQLAISLPDDLQSFVSEAVRSGRFTDEGDFVVNVLYQAMEQAPLNEATLDSQGLQKLEALRNDIRVGLDQLDRGEGISDFDWDAFIQGMHKNPVAAKSD, from the coding sequence ATGTCACAGCTAGCGATTTCATTGCCGGACGATCTACAGTCGTTTGTCTCGGAGGCTGTGCGCTCCGGGCGCTTTACTGATGAAGGGGACTTTGTGGTCAATGTGTTGTACCAGGCCATGGAGCAGGCACCTTTGAATGAAGCCACACTGGATTCTCAGGGACTGCAAAAGCTGGAAGCGTTGAGAAACGACATTCGGGTGGGACTGGACCAGTTGGACCGTGGCGAAGGCATTTCTGATTTTGACTGGGATGCCTTCATTCAGGGAATGCATAAAAACCCTGTAGCAGCTAAATCTGACTAA
- a CDS encoding type II toxin-antitoxin system RelE/ParE family toxin, with amino-acid sequence MAEIIYAPVALEDLRDVWIYIADDSVRQADLFMFKLRDRIAHLASHNGMGRSRPELAPALRSSPFGKYIIFHRQIDGGIEVVRIIHSSRDLNRIQF; translated from the coding sequence ATGGCGGAGATTATTTATGCGCCAGTTGCTTTGGAGGATTTGCGAGATGTTTGGATCTACATTGCCGATGACAGTGTGCGGCAGGCTGATCTTTTTATGTTCAAGCTTCGGGATAGGATTGCCCATTTGGCCAGTCACAACGGCATGGGCAGATCCAGACCTGAACTTGCACCGGCTCTCCGTAGCTCTCCCTTTGGCAAATACATCATTTTCCACCGTCAGATTGACGGCGGAATCGAAGTTGTACGCATTATCCATTCTTCACGGGATTTGAATCGGATACAATTCTAA